In Lactobacillus sp. PV012, one genomic interval encodes:
- a CDS encoding CvfD/Ygs/GSP13 family RNA-binding post-transcriptional regulator: MKKVEIGEVVEGKISGIQQYGAFVRLENGEEGLIHVSEVREGYIAKIGEEFSVGQLVKVKVIDIDPYNGQISLSTRALQPSKMRRERRHFWTSKSVKIGFKGCEEELKKEIEKRVAKSKRIG; encoded by the coding sequence ATGAAAAAAGTAGAAATAGGAGAAGTAGTAGAAGGAAAAATTAGTGGGATACAACAATATGGAGCTTTTGTAAGATTAGAAAATGGTGAAGAAGGACTGATTCATGTATCAGAGGTAAGAGAAGGATACATCGCAAAAATTGGAGAAGAATTCTCTGTGGGACAATTGGTGAAAGTAAAGGTAATAGATATCGATCCTTATAATGGACAAATAAGTCTTTCAACACGCGCTTTACAGCCAAGTAAAATGCGACGAGAAAGAAGACACTTTTGGACATCTAAAAGTGTAAAAATAGGATTTAAAGGCTGTGAGGAAGAACTAAAAAAAGAAATAGAAAAAAGGGTTGCGAAAAGTAAAAGGATAGGGTAA
- a CDS encoding VTT domain-containing protein — translation MNLVDFILHIDKHLVTLVNTFGNWSYLFLFLIIFIETGVVIFPFLPGDSLIFAACAMAAIPKYHLNFWLCYFIFLIAAILGDTANYEIGNWSQHSGSKHSWFNKLIDENKKRAAENFFATHGGKTIVIGRFIPFIRTFVPFVSGASKMHYRTFIIYNFIGGFLWVTLFSIIGYFFGNIPLVQDHFSLIVLGIILISVVPVLIIWIRKKIVQRKEF, via the coding sequence ATGAACCTAGTTGATTTTATTTTACATATTGATAAGCACCTAGTGACATTGGTTAACACATTTGGTAACTGGTCTTATTTATTTTTATTTTTAATAATATTTATTGAAACTGGTGTGGTTATTTTTCCTTTTTTACCAGGAGATTCACTTATTTTTGCAGCTTGTGCAATGGCTGCTATTCCAAAATACCATCTTAACTTTTGGCTATGCTATTTTATCTTTTTAATTGCAGCTATTCTAGGTGATACTGCCAATTACGAAATTGGTAATTGGTCCCAACACAGCGGTTCTAAACATTCTTGGTTCAATAAGCTGATTGATGAGAACAAAAAAAGAGCAGCAGAGAATTTCTTTGCTACTCATGGTGGAAAGACTATTGTAATTGGACGTTTTATTCCATTTATTCGTACTTTTGTTCCTTTTGTTTCTGGCGCTAGCAAAATGCACTATCGTACTTTTATTATTTATAACTTTATCGGTGGTTTTTTATGGGTAACTTTATTTTCAATCATTGGTTACTTCTTTGGAAACATCCCTTTAGTACAAGATCATTTTTCATTAATCGTTCTTGGCATCATTTTAATTTCAGTAGTTCCAGTGCTTATTATCTGGATACGAAAAAAAATTGTCCAAAGAAAAGAATTTTAA
- a CDS encoding glycosyltransferase family 4 protein: MNIGLFTDTYFPQISGVATSIQTLKNALEAQGHSVFIFTTTDPHLPKGTVEPNVFRLSSVPFISFTDRRIAFRGLFQATKIAKEVKLDVVHTQTEFSMGAIGKYVAHNLKIPAIHTYHTMYQDYLHYILNGHLLKPYHVKQFCRAYLHNMEGVIAPSIRVKDTLREYGVKIPLKIIPTGVDLKGINETPRRDVRKDLGLKESDKVLLTLSRVAPEKKIGNLLAVLPELIKKHPTVKLVIAGDGPDLKNLKNKVEEMHLEEYVLFIGSVEHSDVGNYYAMADLFVSASDTETQGLTYIEAMAAGTPSIVYATEYTEQIFNHKELGAVFTSQKQMAELIDNYLNKVPLVISKDLLKEKLKEVSAETFAKNVVNFYQEAIDKLNTTEVLDD; this comes from the coding sequence ATGAACATTGGTCTATTTACAGATACTTATTTTCCCCAAATATCTGGAGTAGCGACTTCAATTCAAACTTTAAAAAATGCATTAGAAGCTCAAGGTCATTCTGTATTTATTTTTACTACTACCGATCCTCATTTGCCTAAAGGGACAGTTGAGCCAAATGTCTTTCGTTTAAGTAGTGTACCTTTCATTTCTTTTACAGATCGAAGAATTGCATTTAGGGGATTATTTCAAGCTACCAAAATAGCTAAAGAAGTAAAATTGGATGTCGTTCACACCCAAACTGAATTTTCGATGGGTGCTATTGGTAAATATGTTGCCCATAATCTTAAAATCCCTGCTATTCACACTTATCATACAATGTATCAAGACTACTTACATTACATTTTAAATGGTCATTTATTAAAACCATATCATGTAAAGCAATTTTGCCGAGCATACCTTCATAATATGGAAGGTGTTATTGCTCCAAGCATCCGTGTAAAAGATACTTTAAGAGAATATGGGGTAAAGATACCTTTGAAGATAATTCCGACGGGAGTGGATCTTAAAGGAATTAATGAGACCCCTCGAAGAGATGTAAGAAAAGATTTAGGATTAAAAGAGAGTGATAAAGTATTATTAACTTTGAGTAGAGTAGCTCCTGAAAAGAAAATAGGTAATTTATTAGCAGTCCTTCCAGAATTAATTAAGAAGCATCCCACTGTAAAGCTTGTAATTGCGGGCGATGGACCGGATCTCAAAAATTTAAAAAATAAAGTTGAAGAGATGCACTTAGAGGAATATGTACTTTTTATTGGAAGTGTTGAGCATAGTGATGTGGGAAATTATTATGCGATGGCTGATCTTTTTGTTTCAGCAAGTGATACCGAAACTCAAGGATTAACTTATATAGAAGCAATGGCAGCAGGAACACCAAGTATTGTTTATGCGACTGAATATACTGAACAAATATTTAACCATAAAGAATTAGGGGCAGTTTTCACTTCTCAAAAACAAATGGCAGAATTGATAGACAACTATTTAAATAAGGTACCACTTGTAATTTCTAAAGATCTATTAAAAGAAAAGCTAAAAGAAGTATCTGCTGAAACTTTTGCAAAAAATGTCGTGAACTTCTATCAAGAAGCAATAGATAAACTAAACACAACTGAGGTATTAGATGATTAG
- a CDS encoding MFS transporter: MESKRLNRKLLIAILSAGILSFLGILDETATTVTFPILINEFSVTTGQVQWVNTIVLLVIAVIVPISSQIKLRFSTKNIFLSGILIFMMGLLIDIVSPRFDFLLLGRIFQGIGTGIGLPLMYNIILEKVPKAHLDFMMGIGTMITAAAVAIGPVFGGIITQRLNWRWIFIISFILGTIGLISGLFTIPQLSLASKKVHFKFLQWVTLGIGLILLIIGFTNFVKNSLLSYKVSGFIIGGIISLIIWGKLSWRDKNPLINPKIFQDITFTMQLVCYCIAKISTLALGFALPLYIELVNFGSSSIAGWILLPGAIADAIMAAVGGKILAKRGNRLPIISGTFVSLLSLSLLFLSTPHLTNTLIIFLYILYYGGYGLSFSTLMTSGLTALTKKEQAEGNAIYNTLQQFSGAVGTALAGSLIAISQKATSQSLANGTAQGNKRIFITLILLISLSLVIEVFFIPKSNK, encoded by the coding sequence ATGGAATCTAAAAGATTAAATAGAAAATTATTAATTGCAATTTTGTCAGCTGGTATATTATCTTTTTTGGGGATCTTAGATGAAACTGCTACTACTGTAACTTTTCCAATACTAATTAATGAATTTTCTGTTACAACTGGTCAAGTTCAATGGGTTAATACAATTGTTTTATTAGTTATTGCAGTTATCGTCCCAATAAGTTCTCAAATCAAATTACGTTTTTCTACAAAAAATATTTTTTTAAGTGGAATATTAATTTTTATGATGGGGTTGTTAATTGACATTGTTTCTCCACGTTTTGATTTCCTTTTACTTGGTCGCATCTTCCAAGGGATTGGTACTGGAATCGGCCTTCCCTTAATGTATAACATTATTCTAGAAAAAGTCCCAAAAGCTCATCTTGATTTTATGATGGGAATTGGAACTATGATTACTGCAGCTGCTGTAGCAATTGGGCCAGTGTTTGGAGGAATAATAACTCAAAGGTTAAACTGGAGATGGATATTTATCATCTCATTTATTTTAGGGACCATTGGGCTAATTAGTGGTCTTTTTACTATTCCGCAACTTTCCTTAGCAAGTAAAAAAGTTCATTTCAAATTTCTTCAATGGGTAACTCTAGGAATAGGGCTAATTCTCTTAATAATCGGATTTACAAATTTTGTAAAAAATTCTTTACTTTCATATAAAGTTAGTGGTTTTATAATTGGTGGTATTATTAGCCTAATAATTTGGGGGAAATTATCTTGGAGGGATAAGAATCCTTTAATTAATCCTAAAATTTTTCAAGACATCACTTTCACTATGCAATTAGTTTGTTATTGTATAGCTAAGATTTCAACTCTAGCATTAGGATTTGCCCTCCCCTTATATATTGAATTGGTCAATTTTGGGAGTTCCTCTATAGCAGGGTGGATTTTATTACCAGGGGCCATCGCCGATGCTATCATGGCAGCTGTAGGAGGAAAAATTTTAGCAAAACGGGGCAATCGGTTACCTATAATAAGTGGAACCTTTGTTAGTTTACTGAGTCTTTCTCTATTATTTCTTTCCACTCCACATCTTACTAATACTCTTATTATTTTTTTATATATCCTTTACTATGGAGGATATGGGCTAAGCTTTAGTACCCTAATGACAAGTGGGCTAACAGCGCTAACAAAAAAGGAGCAAGCTGAAGGAAATGCTATCTACAATACACTACAACAATTTTCCGGAGCAGTAGGGACAGCATTAGCGGGAAGCTTAATTGCAATAAGTCAAAAAGCTACTTCCCAGTCTCTAGCTAATGGAACAGCCCAAGGGAATAAAAGGATTTTCATCACTTTAATCCTTTTAATCTCTCTGAGCTTAGTGATAGAGGTTTTCTTTATTCCCAAATCGAATAAGTAA
- a CDS encoding glycosyltransferase family 4 protein, which yields MIRINMFSQADSVQGQGVGSAYKELIRLLRKKLVDDFYVTVNRYGTSDLTHYHTINPTYFANSFSKSRGRKIGYVHFLPETLEGSIKLPGFAQGILNRYIIDFYDRMDQIVVVNPMFIGKLAQHGIDPQKVKYIPNFVSKSEFYEQTQEEKNAFRNSLGIPLNKLVVFGDGQVQERKGVDDFVKLAKKNPDIQFIWAGGFSFGKMTDGYNHFKEVVANPPKNLTFTGIVEREKLVNYLNIADVFLLPSFDELFPMSVLEAFSCNTPVLLRDLELYKSIIDGYYMPGRNFNELNSWLQEIKKNPYILAKYKELSRQASNQYSEDHLAEIWKDFYTEQYELGKKLGQIKL from the coding sequence ATGATTAGAATTAATATGTTTTCTCAAGCTGATAGCGTTCAAGGTCAAGGCGTGGGGTCAGCGTATAAAGAATTAATCCGACTCTTGAGAAAGAAACTCGTTGATGACTTTTATGTCACGGTTAATCGCTATGGAACCAGTGATCTCACGCATTACCATACAATTAATCCAACCTATTTTGCCAATAGTTTTTCTAAAAGTCGTGGTCGAAAGATAGGATATGTACATTTTTTACCTGAAACCTTAGAAGGATCTATAAAACTTCCTGGATTTGCTCAAGGAATTTTGAATAGATATATAATTGATTTTTATGATCGCATGGATCAAATTGTAGTAGTTAATCCGATGTTTATTGGAAAGTTAGCTCAGCATGGGATTGATCCGCAAAAGGTAAAATATATTCCTAATTTTGTCTCAAAAAGTGAATTCTATGAACAAACTCAAGAAGAAAAAAATGCGTTTCGAAATTCTTTAGGAATTCCCTTAAATAAATTAGTTGTTTTTGGGGATGGACAAGTGCAAGAACGTAAGGGTGTAGATGATTTTGTCAAATTAGCAAAAAAGAATCCAGATATTCAATTTATTTGGGCAGGTGGTTTCTCCTTTGGAAAAATGACCGATGGCTATAATCACTTCAAAGAAGTAGTTGCTAATCCACCTAAAAATCTTACCTTTACAGGTATTGTGGAAAGAGAAAAACTAGTAAATTACTTAAATATTGCAGATGTATTTTTGCTACCATCATTTGATGAACTTTTCCCAATGTCAGTATTAGAAGCATTTAGTTGTAATACTCCAGTTTTATTAAGAGATTTGGAATTATATAAGTCTATTATTGATGGTTACTATATGCCAGGTAGGAATTTTAATGAATTGAATAGCTGGCTGCAAGAAATCAAAAAAAATCCATATATTCTTGCAAAATATAAAGAACTTTCTCGTCAAGCAAGTAATCAATATTCTGAAGATCACTTAGCAGAAATTTGGAAGGATTTTTATACTGAGCAATATGAATTAGGGAAAAAGTTAGGACAAATAAAACTATGA
- the metK gene encoding methionine adenosyltransferase yields the protein MTKEKRLFTSESVSEGHPDKVADQISDAILDAILAKDPNGRVACETTVTTGLVLVVGEISTTAYVDIQKVVRDTIIKIGYNRPELGFDGNNCAVLVDIDEQSPDIAGGVDSALEVRESNSKDKDELDQIGAGDQGLMFGFAINETPELMPLPIALAHKLMQRVAKLRKENTLPWLRPDAKAQVTVEYDENNKPKRVDTVVISTQTDDQVSNEVIRSSMINDVIKKVIPSKYIDENTKYLINPSGRFVIGGPKGDSGLTGRKIIVDTYGGYARHGGGAFSGKDLTKVDRSASYAARYVAKNIVAAGLADQCEIQLAYAIGVAHPVSIMVNTAGTGKVSDELLVEAIRDTFDLRPAGIIKMLDLRRPIYGPTAAYGHFGRTDIDLPWEHTDKVEELKNYVNNHK from the coding sequence ATGACAAAAGAAAAGCGTTTATTTACTTCAGAATCTGTTTCTGAAGGACATCCTGATAAAGTAGCAGATCAAATTTCAGATGCGATTTTAGATGCGATTTTAGCTAAAGATCCAAATGGGAGAGTAGCATGTGAAACTACTGTCACTACTGGTCTTGTATTGGTAGTAGGAGAAATTTCAACTACTGCTTATGTAGATATTCAGAAAGTTGTTAGAGATACAATTATTAAAATTGGTTATAATAGACCAGAATTAGGATTTGATGGAAATAATTGTGCAGTACTTGTTGACATTGATGAGCAATCTCCAGATATTGCTGGAGGAGTAGACAGTGCCTTAGAAGTAAGAGAAAGTAATTCTAAAGATAAAGATGAGCTAGATCAAATTGGTGCTGGAGATCAAGGATTAATGTTTGGGTTTGCAATTAATGAAACTCCAGAATTAATGCCATTACCAATTGCTTTAGCGCATAAATTAATGCAACGTGTGGCTAAGTTGCGCAAAGAAAATACTTTACCCTGGCTTCGTCCAGATGCTAAGGCTCAAGTAACAGTTGAATACGATGAAAATAATAAGCCTAAAAGAGTTGATACTGTCGTAATTTCAACACAAACCGATGATCAAGTAAGTAACGAAGTTATTCGTTCTAGCATGATTAATGATGTAATTAAAAAGGTCATTCCAAGTAAGTATATTGATGAAAATACCAAATATTTAATTAATCCATCTGGTCGCTTTGTAATTGGGGGACCTAAAGGAGACTCTGGTTTAACAGGCCGAAAAATTATTGTGGATACTTATGGAGGCTATGCACGTCATGGTGGGGGTGCATTTTCTGGAAAGGATCTTACTAAGGTTGATAGAAGTGCCAGTTATGCTGCTCGTTATGTAGCTAAAAATATTGTAGCAGCAGGGTTAGCAGATCAATGCGAGATTCAGCTTGCTTATGCAATTGGGGTAGCGCACCCAGTATCAATTATGGTTAATACGGCTGGAACTGGAAAAGTAAGTGATGAATTATTAGTTGAAGCGATTCGAGATACTTTTGATTTACGTCCAGCAGGGATTATTAAAATGCTTGATTTACGCCGCCCAATTTATGGCCCTACAGCTGCTTATGGTCACTTTGGGAGAACAGATATTGATTTACCTTGGGAACACACCGATAAAGTAGAAGAATTAAAGAATTACGTTAATAATCATAAATAA
- a CDS encoding NAD(P)/FAD-dependent oxidoreductase, whose product MKKYDLAIIGSGPIGLFATSFAQLHGFNTVTFEALEKIGGQPTYLYPNKQIKDIPAYPKITGDNLIKNLNDQIETKNIISNYRVQKINKSDQNGFIIDNDYYVKSIVLATGLGAFQPKPLPLEIPSTLEQNIHYFLPNPQDFKNKQIAVLGGGDSALDWALELSPRNKVTLIHRRTSFRGLESNVTTLSNSKNVSFFTPFLPSKIQPTSSNKIQLTLKEVGNNNLIEKEFDDLLVAYGFKSNNTQLRKWGLQLSHGLIEVNNFMETNIQGIYAVGDAITYPGRAPMIGIGFGEVQIAISKIMETLFPEKKMTLHSTGL is encoded by the coding sequence GTGAAAAAATATGACTTAGCTATTATCGGTAGCGGACCCATTGGACTTTTTGCAACTAGTTTTGCCCAGCTCCATGGTTTTAACACAGTTACTTTTGAAGCTTTAGAAAAAATTGGCGGCCAGCCAACATATCTATATCCCAACAAACAAATTAAAGATATACCCGCCTATCCCAAAATTACCGGAGATAATTTAATTAAAAATCTCAATGACCAAATTGAAACTAAAAATATTATTTCTAATTATCGTGTTCAAAAAATCAATAAGAGTGATCAAAATGGTTTTATTATTGATAATGATTACTACGTTAAAAGTATTGTTCTAGCCACTGGGTTAGGTGCTTTTCAACCTAAACCTCTTCCACTTGAAATTCCTTCCACTCTTGAACAGAATATTCACTATTTTCTTCCTAATCCACAAGACTTCAAGAACAAGCAAATCGCAGTACTAGGAGGTGGAGATTCGGCTTTAGATTGGGCTCTTGAATTATCACCACGTAATAAAGTCACCTTAATTCATCGGCGAACATCTTTTAGGGGGCTTGAAAGCAATGTCACGACCCTTTCTAATTCTAAAAATGTAAGCTTTTTCACCCCATTTCTTCCCTCTAAAATTCAACCTACTTCTTCAAACAAAATCCAGCTTACTCTTAAAGAAGTAGGAAATAATAACTTGATTGAAAAAGAATTTGATGACCTTTTAGTCGCATATGGATTTAAATCAAATAATACTCAATTAAGAAAATGGGGACTTCAATTAAGCCACGGACTAATTGAAGTAAATAATTTTATGGAGACAAATATTCAAGGAATTTATGCAGTGGGAGATGCAATTACCTATCCTGGGCGTGCCCCAATGATTGGAATAGGTTTTGGAGAAGTACAAATTGCCATTAGTAAAATAATGGAGACACTTTTTCCAGAAAAAAAGATGACCTTACACTCTACTGGCCTATAA
- a CDS encoding LTA synthase family protein, giving the protein MQKIKKIKDWFLDTKLGFFTFMVVLFWLKTWLIYLTKFNLGAEGAMQQFLLLINPVAPAIILLGIGLFIKGRKSYWIMVIIDFLLSLWLFANILYYREFSDFLSISIIKTSGSSSDNLGKSIAGITKGTDFLAFLDVALIIILLIFKVFKIDPRKLKLKVAGLIEVCAFCLLGINLTMAQQDRSGLLTRTFDNNYIVKYLGLNNYAVYDSFKTAQTNAIMAKANQNDLKSVENYIKKNYIPPNPEYYGVARGKNVLVIHLESFQQFLIDYKWHGKEVTPNLNKIYHSSNTISFDNFFNQVGQGKTSDAEMMLENSLFGLQSGSAMSSYGTSNVFQATPALLDQKAGYTSAVMHGGAGSFWNRDNAYKSFGYDYFMPLSYYQNKKGYYIGYGIKDKLFFKQSVQYIERLPQPFYLKMITVSNHYPYDLDKQNQTISKTDTGDNTVDGYIQTAHYLDQAIGELMTYLKKSGLEKNTLIMFYGDHYGISGNHHKASAQLLGKSSFNDFDNLQFQRVPLMFHMKGLKGKIDHTYGGEIDVRPTLFNLLGISDKGLIQFGHSLLSKNAPQIVAQRNGDFITPTYSKVDGRYYYTRTGMLIEHPTKKQKQELGLISNTVTSELSLSDRVITGNLLRFYKVKDFKAINRKDYNYKKEKSLEKLKSAKTTLLDKNKGKSTEDLYKTNAPELKEKN; this is encoded by the coding sequence ATGCAAAAAATTAAAAAAATTAAAGATTGGTTTTTAGATACAAAATTAGGCTTTTTTACGTTCATGGTTGTTTTGTTCTGGCTAAAAACTTGGCTTATCTATTTAACAAAATTTAATTTAGGTGCTGAGGGAGCAATGCAACAATTTTTGCTACTGATAAATCCTGTGGCACCAGCCATAATCTTATTAGGAATTGGGCTATTCATCAAAGGACGAAAATCGTACTGGATAATGGTTATAATTGATTTTTTGCTTTCTCTTTGGCTTTTTGCGAATATTTTATATTATCGCGAATTTTCTGATTTTTTATCCATATCAATTATTAAAACTTCAGGCTCTAGTTCCGATAATCTTGGAAAGAGTATTGCAGGTATAACCAAGGGAACAGATTTTTTAGCCTTTTTGGATGTGGCTTTAATTATAATCTTGCTTATCTTTAAAGTCTTTAAGATTGATCCAAGAAAATTAAAGTTAAAAGTGGCAGGTCTAATTGAAGTTTGTGCATTTTGCTTGTTAGGCATTAATTTAACTATGGCACAGCAAGATCGTTCTGGATTGTTAACAAGGACATTTGACAATAACTATATTGTTAAATATCTGGGACTTAATAACTATGCAGTGTATGATTCATTTAAAACAGCTCAGACCAATGCGATAATGGCAAAGGCCAATCAGAATGATTTAAAGTCAGTTGAAAATTATATAAAGAAAAACTACATTCCCCCTAATCCAGAATATTATGGTGTAGCGAGGGGAAAAAATGTATTAGTAATTCATTTAGAAAGTTTTCAACAGTTTTTAATTGATTATAAATGGCATGGGAAAGAAGTAACACCTAATTTAAATAAAATTTATCATTCTTCTAATACTATTAGTTTTGATAACTTTTTTAATCAGGTAGGCCAAGGGAAAACCTCTGATGCTGAAATGATGTTAGAAAATTCGTTATTTGGATTACAGTCAGGGTCTGCAATGTCTAGTTATGGGACATCAAATGTTTTTCAAGCTACTCCAGCTCTTTTGGATCAAAAAGCAGGTTATACTAGCGCAGTAATGCATGGAGGCGCAGGATCATTTTGGAACAGAGATAATGCTTATAAATCATTTGGATATGACTACTTTATGCCACTATCGTATTATCAAAATAAAAAGGGATATTACATTGGCTATGGTATAAAAGATAAACTATTTTTTAAACAATCAGTTCAATATATCGAACGTTTACCGCAACCCTTTTATTTAAAAATGATTACTGTATCTAATCATTATCCTTATGATTTGGATAAGCAAAATCAAACTATTTCTAAAACAGATACTGGTGATAATACAGTGGATGGTTATATCCAGACAGCTCATTATCTAGACCAGGCTATCGGTGAATTAATGACCTACTTAAAAAAGTCGGGTCTAGAGAAAAACACATTAATTATGTTTTATGGTGATCATTATGGAATTTCTGGGAATCATCATAAGGCTTCAGCCCAATTACTAGGGAAAAGTAGCTTTAATGATTTTGATAATTTACAATTTCAAAGAGTACCTTTAATGTTTCATATGAAAGGGCTAAAAGGAAAAATTGATCATACATATGGGGGAGAAATTGATGTTAGGCCAACACTATTTAATCTCTTAGGAATAAGTGACAAAGGGCTAATTCAATTTGGACATAGTCTTCTTTCAAAAAATGCACCGCAAATTGTGGCGCAACGAAATGGAGATTTTATTACACCGACATATAGTAAAGTAGATGGCAGATACTACTATACAAGAACAGGGATGCTCATAGAACATCCAACTAAAAAGCAAAAACAAGAATTAGGTTTGATCTCAAATACTGTGACTAGTGAATTATCTTTATCAGACAGGGTAATAACAGGAAATCTGCTGAGGTTTTATAAGGTTAAAGATTTTAAGGCAATAAATCGAAAAGATTATAATTATAAAAAAGAAAAGTCGCTTGAAAAGTTAAAGAGTGCAAAAACTACCTTGTTGGATAAAAATAAAGGAAAGTCCACAGAAGATTTATATAAAACAAATGCGCCAGAATTAAAAGAAAAGAATTAA
- a CDS encoding TIGR01457 family HAD-type hydrolase gives MKNKKYKGYLIDLDGTVYRGKQTIQTGVDFVHRLQEKNIPYLFLTNNTTRTRQMVLEKLNGHGVKTQLDHIYTPVLATIDYLLEKNPGVDKIPVYIIGEVGLKEGLLNNSHFYIDEDNPKYVIVGMDTQMTYEKIRTAVRAIRKGAIFLGTNQDLNLPAGDELLPGNGSQCAMISAASGVEPIYIGKPSPIIVNYALKIINLPKEDVIMVGDNYDTDIMTGVNYQMDTLLTLTGVTKKEELVDKLTPPTHVVEHLGNWQV, from the coding sequence TTGAAAAACAAAAAATATAAAGGCTATTTAATCGATCTAGATGGAACTGTTTATCGAGGTAAACAGACCATTCAAACAGGAGTGGATTTTGTTCATAGATTGCAAGAAAAAAATATTCCCTATCTTTTTTTGACTAATAATACTACTAGAACAAGACAAATGGTCTTAGAAAAGCTGAATGGGCATGGTGTAAAAACTCAGTTAGATCATATTTACACTCCTGTTTTGGCAACGATTGATTATTTATTAGAGAAAAATCCAGGAGTAGATAAAATTCCTGTCTATATAATTGGAGAAGTAGGTTTAAAAGAAGGACTCCTTAATAATTCTCATTTTTATATTGATGAAGACAATCCTAAGTATGTAATTGTTGGAATGGATACCCAGATGACCTATGAAAAAATTAGGACGGCAGTTAGGGCAATCAGAAAGGGTGCAATTTTCTTGGGAACTAATCAAGATTTGAATTTACCCGCAGGGGATGAATTGCTACCGGGAAATGGTTCTCAGTGTGCAATGATTAGTGCAGCTTCTGGGGTAGAACCAATTTATATTGGAAAACCATCCCCAATCATTGTTAACTATGCTTTAAAGATAATTAATTTACCTAAAGAAGATGTAATAATGGTAGGTGATAATTATGATACTGATATCATGACTGGGGTAAATTATCAAATGGATACCTTATTAACATTGACAGGGGTAACAAAAAAGGAGGAATTAGTTGATAAACTAACTCCTCCTACCCATGTGGTTGAACACTTAGGAAATTGGCAAGTATAA
- a CDS encoding lysylphosphatidylglycerol synthase transmembrane domain-containing protein codes for MNKKHLIGIIIVLIISGGVIYFQLKNTPINSLIQAAKSLNPSFLILVFAIMILSYVFEAGILATLSYERKKEYSTWAFFRIPLIQALFNAITPLSTGGQPSQLVAMMQMGMKGARATSILLMKFIIYQICVLFAYVSTIAFGFKMIAGRFSGLALFIFIGFLIHISSIMFLLAVMFAYNWTKKITLWIMKILEKVFGTKRVDSWRQSTLNQIETFYQEGQKLKREKKKLLIASILTIGQLLCFYSIPYFILLALNLHPSWLAVTGMNIMIIMFMAIVPIPGASGGAEFSFQTLFSIFISSNALLTLGMFLWRFTTYFLGLILGVVGWIIKPKKVEES; via the coding sequence ATGAACAAAAAGCACCTAATTGGAATTATTATAGTTTTAATAATTAGTGGTGGAGTGATATATTTTCAGTTAAAAAACACTCCAATTAATTCCCTAATTCAAGCTGCAAAGAGTTTGAATCCTTCTTTCTTAATTCTAGTTTTTGCAATTATGATTTTATCCTATGTTTTTGAAGCTGGAATTTTGGCTACTCTTTCATATGAGAGAAAAAAAGAGTATTCTACTTGGGCTTTTTTTAGAATACCGTTGATTCAAGCTCTTTTTAATGCTATTACTCCGTTATCAACAGGAGGACAACCTTCACAATTAGTGGCAATGATGCAAATGGGGATGAAGGGAGCAAGGGCAACTTCAATTTTGCTGATGAAGTTTATAATTTATCAAATTTGTGTTCTTTTTGCCTATGTTTCAACAATTGCTTTTGGCTTCAAAATGATTGCTGGCAGGTTTAGTGGACTGGCTTTATTTATTTTTATTGGATTTCTAATTCATATTAGCTCAATTATGTTTTTATTGGCGGTTATGTTTGCTTATAACTGGACAAAAAAAATCACCCTATGGATTATGAAAATTTTGGAAAAAGTTTTTGGGACGAAAAGAGTGGATAGTTGGCGTCAATCAACTTTAAACCAAATAGAAACTTTTTATCAAGAAGGACAAAAATTAAAAAGAGAAAAAAAGAAGCTTCTGATTGCTAGTATTTTGACAATTGGACAATTACTATGTTTTTATTCTATTCCATACTTTATTTTACTAGCACTTAATTTACATCCTTCGTGGTTAGCTGTTACCGGGATGAATATCATGATTATAATGTTTATGGCAATTGTTCCAATTCCAGGTGCATCTGGTGGAGCTGAGTTTAGTTTTCAGACTTTATTCTCAATTTTTATTTCTTCAAATGCACTATTGACATTAGGGATGTTTTTATGGCGATTTACCACTTATTTCTTAGGATTAATTTTAGGAGTAGTGGGTTGGATTATTAAGCCTAAAAAGGTAGAAGAAAGTTGA